AGATTAAAGAAACGTTGGAAGTAATCCGCTACAACCGCCCCGATGCGCCAGAGTTCGATATCGACGACGTTAAAAAATTCAAGAAGGACCCTAATATCAACAACCTGATCAGACAGGCGCAATGCATTGGCTGCTTTTATGTCGAATCTCCCGCGATGCGGATGCTGTTGAAAAAACTGGAAGTTGACAATTACCTGGGACTCGTGGCGGCCAGCTCTATTATCCGCCCGGGCGTAGCAAAAAGCGGCATGATGCGGGAATATATTCTACGGCACCGTAACCCGGAGCGTCGCGGAGAGGCGCACCCCAAGCTGCTCGAACTGATGGAAGATACTTACGGTATCATGGTTTATCAGGAAGATGTGATCAAGGTCGCGCACTATTTTGCGGGCCTGGACCTGGGTGAAGCCGATGTAATCCGGCGTGGTATGAGCGGGAAGTTTCGAGGGCGCGATGAATTTGAAAGAGTGAAGAAAAAGTATTTCAAGAACTGCCGGGAAAAGGGTTACGATGAAACGATGACCCAGGAGATCTGGAACCAGATCGCCAGTTTTGCCGGATATGCGTTTGCAAAAGGGCACTCCGCTTCCTATGCAGTGGAAAGTTATCAGACACTGTTCCTGAAAACCTATTTCCCGCTAGAATTCATGGTGGCGGTATTGAATAATGGCGGTGGGTTTTACGGGCAGGAACTTTATATCCACGAGGCGCGGCTCCTGGGTGGCAATGTGCTGCCGCCTTGTGTCAACCACAGTCTCGCACAAACGGTGATCGAGGGGAAAGATATTTACATTGGAATGCAGTTTTTGAATGAAATGGAAGAAAAAACCATCGCCCGCATTGTCCACGCAAGGCAAACCGAGGGCCCTTTTACTTCCCTTCATAATTTTCTCGACCGCGTTGTCATTTCAATCGAACAGCTGACGATCCTCATCCAGATTGATGCATTCCGTTTTACCGGTATGGACAAGAAGACGCTGCTATGGAAAGCGCATTTCAGGCTTAGTACAACGCCAGTCAAGGTGCCGCAAAAGCAGCTTTTTGAAACTGAGATCAAAGACTATGAGCTACCAGTTTTTGACTCCACCCCTATCGACGATGCTTATGACCAGATCGAACTGCTGGGTTATCCGCTGTGCAGCCCGTTTGATCTGGTCAAATATCCACTGCCGCCGAGCGTGATGAGCCGGGATTTGCATAAGTATGTAAATCAGGAGGTCATTCAGTATGGCTATTTGGTAGCGATTAAAAATACACGGACGGCGCGGGGTGAAGTTATGCATTTCGGAACCTTCCTCGATCGGGAGGGACAGTTTATTGACACCGTGCACTTCCCGACCGTACCTGTTAAATCCAACTTTTCGGTTAAAGGCGTGTACAAGATCCGAGGGATTGTAAGTGAAGAATTTGGATTCCTCAGTGTAGATGTACTCGAAATTACCAGAATGGATTCGGCAACAAGAGAAAAATAGCCCCTTAATCAGTTTTCCGGGGACTGAAGTCCCCGGCAATGGACTAAGGGGGCTGAATTCTCTGGCAATAATTTGCCAGACTTTCTGCATTAATGCCTCTTTGAATAATTACAATTGCGCTTTTTCGTTCCTATTTAGTTTACTACTCATTGCGGATCAAGCTCAACCGAAATTACTACGTTATGACCAAGCACACTTTCTTTTTTCTGCTATTTATCTTTTTTCTGGACTGCACAAATGATCCGGGCCTGATCACCGGAAACTGGGTAACTCAAATATCCGATCAATCCACTCACAAACAAGGATTTACATTGCATGACGATGGCCAGGCATCGTCCATCAATCTGAATGCGAAGCGGTATGATTCGTGGGAAAGACAGGACAACCTATTGATTCTCAAAGGGAGCGATGAAGGTCAGGCGGGCGGAAGTGAAGTAATTGACACACTGAGAATCATTTCCGTAGCCGACAGCTCACTGGTGCTGGAAAACCACGGAAAGCGGGTCCGTTACTCAAAAACCGAAAACCCAAGCAAGCTTATTACCGACTTTGAAACACATAAATGCTTTGTATATCGCTCAGCCAAAGACTCAGCATTCCTGCATATCGAGCTGGCGGGCCAGCAGGTTACCGGGGAGCTCTTTTATGCTTTCCATGAAAAAGACAGGAACAGAGGAACAATAGCAGGTAAAATACTCGGAGATACCTTGTTGGCAAGATACAAATTCATGTCCGAAGGCACTGAATCAATCCGGGAAGTGGCGTTTCTGAAAAACGGGCCTGATTGGGTGGAGGGTTTCGGAAATGTAAAAGAACAGGATGGAATAACCGTTTTTAAAGACAGATCTAAGGTCAGTTTTGAAAAGGGTTTGGCCTTTAAGGGGATCAGGTGTCCGTGAGGCTACAACTGCCAAATCAACTCGATATGCTCATTGCCGGGAATTGCCCCGGCTTTTTTGTTGAACATTTGCAGCTTC
This Dyadobacter sp. UC 10 DNA region includes the following protein-coding sequences:
- a CDS encoding lipocalin family protein — its product is MTKHTFFFLLFIFFLDCTNDPGLITGNWVTQISDQSTHKQGFTLHDDGQASSINLNAKRYDSWERQDNLLILKGSDEGQAGGSEVIDTLRIISVADSSLVLENHGKRVRYSKTENPSKLITDFETHKCFVYRSAKDSAFLHIELAGQQVTGELFYAFHEKDRNRGTIAGKILGDTLLARYKFMSEGTESIREVAFLKNGPDWVEGFGNVKEQDGITVFKDRSKVSFEKGLAFKGIRCP